One region of Persicobacter psychrovividus genomic DNA includes:
- a CDS encoding glycosyl hydrolase family 28 protein, whose protein sequence is MLHLNKKLGVATLLLFLCLGCKIKPNLSLYSDHPEILTDYYQVSSNGMQLPVFYGRPGGLILGQIEDQNTEFIIDYQAEIHSFETIPEGSVSQIDIDGQQASFQVDRPVNFFIRINGNYVYPLMVSVSKPEKVQPTTNMITFEAGIHDAGVITLKDNQTLFLKKGAYVNGTILVDGVENVKICGEGILTGKSYKEGSHPAGIFLNHCQNIEITGISIIDAPACAVVINSAEKVYLNNLKILGNREQRMGDDAFNIFNAQHITINNVMANTRNNSVALMNNSGQANEDITVKNATFWKGDYGNVIEIGYKAENMFLKNCTFKHITIAHIDAGSIINITGKNNIIEDLSYVDFQTFDCRFMLYNVKLDSLSKVKNVHFEQLNYSGLVPAYSDFIFGTAENAKAFWFNHLQYKGLKVKNMSDLNVKSTDYIPKINALLP, encoded by the coding sequence ATGTTACATTTAAATAAAAAACTTGGGGTAGCAACACTGCTACTTTTCCTATGCCTGGGTTGCAAAATTAAGCCTAACCTATCTTTATACAGTGATCACCCAGAAATTCTGACAGACTATTACCAGGTTAGTAGTAATGGTATGCAGCTACCGGTATTCTATGGCCGGCCAGGAGGATTAATTCTTGGCCAAATAGAAGATCAAAACACCGAATTTATCATTGATTACCAAGCTGAAATTCATTCCTTTGAAACCATTCCTGAAGGGTCTGTGAGTCAAATCGATATCGATGGACAACAGGCAAGCTTTCAAGTGGACAGACCTGTAAATTTCTTCATTAGAATTAACGGTAACTATGTCTATCCTTTAATGGTCTCGGTCTCCAAGCCTGAAAAGGTCCAGCCGACCACAAATATGATCACCTTTGAAGCAGGTATTCATGATGCAGGTGTCATTACACTAAAAGACAATCAAACCTTATTCCTTAAAAAAGGAGCTTATGTCAATGGAACGATTTTGGTTGATGGAGTTGAAAATGTAAAGATCTGCGGTGAGGGCATATTGACAGGAAAAAGCTATAAAGAAGGTAGCCACCCGGCAGGAATCTTTCTGAACCATTGTCAGAATATAGAAATCACAGGGATCAGTATAATCGATGCTCCAGCGTGCGCAGTTGTCATTAATAGTGCAGAGAAGGTGTATTTGAATAACCTGAAAATTCTCGGTAACCGTGAACAACGCATGGGCGATGATGCGTTCAATATTTTCAATGCACAGCACATTACGATCAATAATGTGATGGCCAATACCCGTAATAATTCAGTGGCTTTAATGAATAATAGTGGTCAGGCCAATGAAGATATCACGGTAAAAAATGCGACCTTTTGGAAAGGGGATTATGGAAATGTCATAGAAATTGGATATAAGGCTGAAAATATGTTTTTGAAAAATTGCACCTTCAAACATATAACAATTGCCCATATTGATGCCGGTTCAATAATTAATATTACTGGTAAAAATAATATTATTGAGGATCTTTCTTATGTTGATTTTCAAACCTTCGATTGCCGATTTATGCTGTATAATGTAAAGCTGGATTCGCTAAGCAAGGTGAAAAATGTCCATTTTGAACAATTAAACTATTCAGGGCTGGTTCCTGCTTATTCGGATTTTATATTTGGAACCGCTGAAAATGCGAAAGCTTTCTGGTTTAACCATCTTCAATACAAAGGCCTAAAAGTAAAAAATATGTCTGATTTAAATGTTAAATCGACGGACTATATACCTAAAATCAATGCATTATTACCTTAA
- a CDS encoding glycosyl hydrolase family 28 protein yields the protein MKYTFIIMLVLVGMVSTSLANDLQLYHYPKNTPEHKGYQVKVDHQACFVYQTPVAGIVSFATTQGELVTVVPDFEFKAVKIRPSNLNIKTKRSGNSISFIMPVDKKISLEFDDRIYDPLFIFSQRPAKKNQSADIIYKAGVHYKIGMKRVKSNQKIWIQGGAVVEGSFIMEGVENVHLFGHGVVDNRNLDRQQGYYGFGWFGAKNSIFENITLIGNPRWSTSYFGCKNITANDVRIIGWRRSDDGIDIVGSEDITIKNAFVRTKDDCIAIKSSTFWYKKPAPENINFTTPTDIGCKRTKNIVIDGGVFWNADWGNAIEIGFETRADVMEDITIKNANIIRVEGNGGVFSIHNGDRAVVQNVVYKNIHIEEAYGYLCHFQILHSHYSKDAVRGSGKGIYLENIQVKQTLPLNSLITGLNKNHTYDGVHFDNLQINGRKVMNLKDGGIYTEFADNVTFK from the coding sequence ATGAAATATACATTCATTATCATGCTGGTATTGGTGGGAATGGTTTCAACCTCCCTCGCTAATGATTTGCAGTTATATCATTATCCCAAGAATACGCCTGAGCATAAAGGCTATCAGGTCAAGGTGGACCATCAGGCATGTTTTGTCTATCAGACGCCTGTAGCCGGAATCGTTTCTTTTGCTACCACGCAGGGAGAATTGGTAACCGTAGTTCCTGATTTTGAATTCAAAGCCGTGAAAATAAGGCCGTCAAATCTGAATATCAAAACAAAACGAAGTGGTAACAGCATCTCTTTTATCATGCCTGTTGATAAAAAGATAAGTTTGGAATTTGACGATAGAATTTATGATCCGCTATTCATTTTCTCTCAGAGACCTGCAAAAAAAAATCAGTCTGCAGATATTATCTATAAAGCGGGCGTTCATTATAAAATTGGGATGAAACGCGTGAAGTCTAACCAGAAAATTTGGATTCAGGGTGGAGCGGTTGTTGAAGGGAGTTTCATCATGGAAGGGGTCGAGAATGTTCACCTCTTTGGACACGGAGTAGTCGATAACCGAAATTTAGACCGTCAGCAAGGCTATTACGGCTTTGGTTGGTTTGGCGCTAAAAATTCAATCTTTGAAAACATTACCCTGATCGGGAACCCACGATGGAGTACCTCCTATTTTGGTTGCAAAAACATCACCGCCAACGATGTGCGAATTATCGGTTGGAGAAGATCCGACGATGGTATTGATATTGTTGGTTCGGAGGACATCACCATCAAGAATGCTTTTGTACGCACCAAAGATGATTGTATCGCCATCAAGTCCTCGACCTTCTGGTACAAAAAGCCTGCGCCAGAAAATATTAATTTTACCACCCCGACGGACATTGGCTGTAAACGCACCAAAAACATTGTGATTGACGGCGGCGTGTTCTGGAATGCCGACTGGGGCAATGCGATTGAAATCGGATTTGAAACCCGTGCAGATGTCATGGAGGACATTACGATTAAGAATGCCAATATCATTCGCGTAGAGGGCAATGGCGGTGTTTTCAGTATTCATAATGGCGACCGCGCGGTGGTTCAGAATGTCGTTTACAAAAATATTCACATCGAAGAGGCATACGGCTATTTATGCCATTTTCAGATTCTGCATTCGCATTATTCAAAAGACGCTGTGCGTGGTAGCGGTAAAGGGATTTACTTAGAAAATATTCAGGTGAAACAAACATTACCTTTGAATTCATTGATTACGGGCCTGAATAAAAACCACACTTATGATGGCGTGCATTTTGATAACCTGCAGATCAATGGCAGAAAGGTGATGAACTTAAAAGATGGTGGGATTTATACTGAATTTGCAGACAATGTTACATTTAAATAA